One stretch of Chitinophaga pendula DNA includes these proteins:
- a CDS encoding efflux RND transporter periplasmic adaptor subunit, producing MTKRYFAIPFITFMLAACGGGGGDKAQQLQTLKQQKADIDKKITALEKELGGDSVKKVKSVVITTVADTVFEHYIDVQGSVDARENVNVYPRSQGVITAIYVKEGQQVSKGQTLAQIDDQIAKANIAEVKTQLELNTTLFEKQRRLWEQKIGSEVQYLNAKSQLEATQRKLATLQDQQSQSKIISPISGTVDAVVAKIGDFAGSTAGAAPFRVVNASNLKVVADVAEAYAGKVKTGDAVLIEFPDINKELRTKIGFAAKTIDPLSRTIRVEIPLQTDAVLRPNMIAKLRIVDYTANNSITIPVGVIQYSQGKPYVILAQGSGKNMTAKRKDIEVGRTYNDKAQVVSGLQAGDRVVTTGFQGLNDNDAIQL from the coding sequence ATGACCAAAAGATATTTCGCTATCCCGTTTATAACATTTATGCTGGCTGCCTGTGGCGGCGGTGGTGGCGATAAAGCACAGCAACTGCAAACACTTAAACAACAGAAGGCAGACATCGATAAAAAGATCACCGCACTTGAGAAAGAGTTAGGTGGTGATTCTGTCAAAAAAGTAAAATCAGTAGTGATCACTACAGTGGCTGATACTGTATTTGAACACTATATTGATGTACAGGGAAGTGTAGATGCCCGTGAAAACGTGAATGTGTATCCCCGTTCACAAGGTGTGATCACTGCTATTTACGTGAAAGAAGGACAGCAGGTGAGCAAAGGCCAGACATTGGCACAAATAGATGATCAGATCGCCAAAGCAAATATTGCGGAGGTAAAAACCCAGCTGGAACTGAACACGACTTTGTTTGAAAAGCAACGCAGGTTGTGGGAACAAAAAATCGGTTCTGAAGTACAGTATCTGAATGCCAAGAGCCAGCTAGAAGCAACGCAGCGTAAGCTGGCAACCCTACAGGATCAACAGTCGCAGTCAAAAATTATCTCTCCGATTTCCGGTACTGTAGACGCAGTAGTTGCCAAAATAGGTGACTTTGCGGGTTCTACTGCAGGTGCTGCTCCTTTCCGGGTAGTAAATGCCAGCAATCTTAAGGTGGTAGCCGATGTGGCAGAAGCGTATGCCGGTAAGGTGAAAACCGGTGACGCTGTATTGATCGAATTCCCAGATATTAATAAAGAGCTGCGTACTAAGATTGGTTTTGCTGCCAAGACTATCGATCCACTAAGCCGCACTATCCGGGTAGAGATCCCTTTGCAAACAGATGCTGTTTTAAGACCTAATATGATCGCTAAACTGCGTATTGTAGATTATACGGCTAACAATTCCATTACTATTCCGGTGGGCGTGATCCAGTATTCTCAAGGTAAGCCTTATGTGATCCTGGCGCAAGGCAGTGGTAAAAACATGACGGCTAAACGTAAGGATATTGAAGTAGGTCGTACTTACAATGATAAAGCACAAGTTGTAAGTGGATTACAGGCAGGAGATAGGGTTGTAACAACTGGTTTTCAGGGGTTGAATGACAATGACGCTATTCAACTGT